Sequence from the Amycolatopsis sp. NBC_00345 genome:
GCGCTATCGGCTCGAACCGCTGAGCCGCCGCGGAATAGACGAACGCGGAGACACCCGTCGGGGGCAGCGAAGTCGTTCCGGGATAGCCGCCCTTGTCCGACTTGGCGTGGTAGTAGCCGACCGCGTCCCCGGCGCCGTTCACGCCGAACAACGCCGTTGTGGTCCCCGCTTCCGGATGGTCGAGGGCCGCGGAGATGGCGCCGTCGGCCGAGCGCAGGAAGCCGTGCGTCCCACGGCCGTCGGAGAAGTAGCCCGCGGTGTTCCCCTTGTTGTTGATGCCGTACAGGGTGGTCTTGACCGACTTCGGGTACTGGACGGTCACGTACGAGTAGTTCCGCTCCGCGACGGTCGCCCGGACCGTGGGCGTGGGCGGTTGAGTGGGAGTTGCCGGGACCGAACTGGTCGCGGGGTCGCCTTTCGCGCTGCACGAGGCGAGGACCGCGCCGCCGAACGCCAGCCCGGTGAGCCTCAGGAAGTCACGCCGATGAACCGTTGCCGATGGGTGAATGTGGTTGCGTCGCACCATGAATCACACCTGCCATGACGGGTCGCTCCATCTAGCCAGTTCGCTATAGGTTTGTCAATCGTCAGAGTCAGCCGCCGGCCAGCGGCGGCACGATGTGCACGGTGGTTTCCTCGCCGACCAGCACGGCGTCCCGGCCTCGGCGCGGGACGGCCTGGCCGTCAAGGTAAACGTTGTAGTAGCGGAACGGCTCGCCGTCCTTGCCGATGATCCGGTGCCGGTAGCGGGGTTCGGCCGCGGCGAACCGCTTCAGCACGTCCCCGAGGGGGCCGCCGGTGCACACGAAAGTCGATCCCGAGCCCTGGGTCCAGGCCGTCGACAGCACAATCGTCGCCATTCCACTCCCCTTGTCCTTAAACGCATTCAGGCGTCCGTCGCGCAGCGGAACCCGAGCGCGAAGTTCGACCAGCCGTCCGGATCGCCGTACATCCGCTCGGTACACCGGACCTGGTAACGGAAGTTCATCCACGAGCCACCGCGGATGGCGCGGTAGCGGCCCATTACCGAGCGGATGGTCGCGTCGCACTCCTGCGCGCCCCGGTAGAGGCTGGCGGTCGTCGCGGTCCACTCGTAGACGTTGCCGGCCATGTCGTGGCACCCCGCCGGGCTCACGCCCCCGGGGAACGAGCCGACCGGTGTGGTCAGCGGTACCGGCCCGGACCGCGCGTGAATCCCGCGCCACCACCGCTTCCACTGCTCCAGCGAGGTCAGCTCACCGGCGTGGAACTCCGCGGTGTTGGCCCGGGTCCGGTCCCACGTGTCGCCCCACGGCCAGAGCCGGCCGGTCAGCCCCCGGGCCGCCAGCTCCCACTCGGTCTCGGTGGGCAGCCGCTTGCCCGCGTACGACGCGTACGCGTGCGCGTCCGGCCAGGAGATGTGCACAACGGGATGGTCATCGCGGTTCCCCACGGCCACACCGGGTCCCGCGGGCGCCGACCAGCAGGCCCCGTCGAGCTCCGACCAGTAGCTGTCGGTGTAGACCAGGCCGTAGCCGTTGTGCTCCGCGTCGGTGACGTACCCGGTCGCGCGCACGAACTCGCGGAACCGCGCCACCGTCACCGTGACCGCGTCAATCCGGAACGGCGGCACGGTGACGGCGCCGGCGGCGGTCTCGTCGGCGAACCACTCCCGAGGGAACGCCTGGCCCTCGGCCTGCAGCCAGTCGAGCTGGCCGGGTTCGGCGCCGGGCACGAACTCGGCGCCGGGCACCACGATCATGTCGGCCACGCCCCTCGGGTCGCCCAGGCCAGTCACGTCGGTCATGTCCGCTCCAGTCAGCCGGGCCGCCGGACGGCGACGAACAGGCCCCGCCCGGTCAGCCAGCCGGGGCGGTAGTGCGCGTCGCAGCCGGCCAGGTCGAACGCGGTGAGGTACTGCTCGCGGGTGAACAGGCTCATCACTTCGAGCTCGGTGAAGCGGCGGATCCCCGTCGCGTCGGCCACGGTCCACTCCACGTGCAGCTGGGTCGCGTCGGCCACGCGCACCGACCGCGACACCCGGGACACGACCCGGTCGGGCAGCCGGACGAGGTCACCGCCGAGGTAGCCGTCGAGGAAGGTCTCCGGGAAATACCACGGCTCCACGACCAGCACGCCGCCCGGCACCAGGTGCGCGGCCATCCGGCGGATCGCGGTGGTCAGGTCGGCGGGGGTGGGCAGGAAGGCCGCGGCGGTGAACAGGCAGGTGACGGCGTCGAACCGGCGGCCGAGCTCGAACGTCCTCATGTCGCCGTCGTGCACCGCCGTCGTGGCCGGCAGACGGCTCAGGGCCCGCTCGCGCATCGCCGGCGCGATCTCGAGGCCTTCGGTGTGGCCGAAGTGGCGGGCGAACTCCGCCAGATGCGCGCCGGTGCCACAGGCCACGTCGAGCAGCGCGGTCGCGTCCGCGCGCAGGCCGCGCACGATCGCGGTGACGTCCCGCGCCTCGTCCTCCCAGCTCTTGCCGCGGTGGCGGTAGGTGAGTTCGTAGACCTCGACGTGGTCGGCGCCGAACGCCGCCGGTTCGGTGGGGATGCTCATCCCTGGGTTCCTTCGCAGGTTGCCGGAGAATGGCCGTTACCGAAGATCACTGCCCCGGAACACTATAAACTCACTTAGTAATATTGACCAGCCTGCCGGGATCAGCCCGGCCACACCAGGTACGCCGGCGCCGGCCGGCCCGCCAGCAGCCGCAGGGCCACCCGGTCCAGGCCCAGCGCCTCGCGCACCGCGAGGTTTTCCCCAGGCCACTTCGGATGGTCGATCTCGTCGAACGCCAGCACGCTGCCCTGGGTGAG
This genomic interval carries:
- a CDS encoding MoaD/ThiS family protein — its product is MATIVLSTAWTQGSGSTFVCTGGPLGDVLKRFAAAEPRYRHRIIGKDGEPFRYYNVYLDGQAVPRRGRDAVLVGEETTVHIVPPLAGG
- a CDS encoding formylglycine-generating enzyme family protein; the protein is MTDVTGLGDPRGVADMIVVPGAEFVPGAEPGQLDWLQAEGQAFPREWFADETAAGAVTVPPFRIDAVTVTVARFREFVRATGYVTDAEHNGYGLVYTDSYWSELDGACWSAPAGPGVAVGNRDDHPVVHISWPDAHAYASYAGKRLPTETEWELAARGLTGRLWPWGDTWDRTRANTAEFHAGELTSLEQWKRWWRGIHARSGPVPLTTPVGSFPGGVSPAGCHDMAGNVYEWTATTASLYRGAQECDATIRSVMGRYRAIRGGSWMNFRYQVRCTERMYGDPDGWSNFALGFRCATDA
- a CDS encoding class I SAM-dependent methyltransferase; the protein is MSIPTEPAAFGADHVEVYELTYRHRGKSWEDEARDVTAIVRGLRADATALLDVACGTGAHLAEFARHFGHTEGLEIAPAMRERALSRLPATTAVHDGDMRTFELGRRFDAVTCLFTAAAFLPTPADLTTAIRRMAAHLVPGGVLVVEPWYFPETFLDGYLGGDLVRLPDRVVSRVSRSVRVADATQLHVEWTVADATGIRRFTELEVMSLFTREQYLTAFDLAGCDAHYRPGWLTGRGLFVAVRRPG